A section of the Piliocolobus tephrosceles isolate RC106 chromosome 14, ASM277652v3, whole genome shotgun sequence genome encodes:
- the TAL2 gene encoding T-cell acute lymphocytic leukemia protein 2, with the protein MTRKIFTNTRERWRQQNVNSAFAKLRKLIPTHPPDKKLSKNETLRLAMRYINFLVKVLGEQSLQQTGVPAQGNILGLFPQGPRLPGLEDRTPLENYQVPSPGPSHHIP; encoded by the coding sequence ATGACCAGGAAGATCTTCACAAATACCAGGGAGCGGTGGAGGCAGCAGAATGTCAACAGCGCCTTTGCCAAGCTGAGGAAGCTCATCCCCACTCACCCTCCAGACAAAAAGCTGAGCAAAAATGAAACGCTTCGCCTAGCAATGAGGTATATCAACTTCTTGGTCAAGGTCTTGGGGGAGCAAAGCCTGCAACAGACGGGAGTGCCTGCTCAGGGGAACATTCTGGGGCTCTTCCCTCAAGGACCCCGCCTGCCAGGTCTGGAGGACAGGACTCCGCTTGAGAACTACCAGGTTCCTTCACCTGGCCCAAGCCACCACATTCCTTAG